In Jatrophihabitans endophyticus, one DNA window encodes the following:
- the hutI gene encoding imidazolonepropionase, with translation MATLITGIGELVTNDPVHDGTPLGVLHDAALVVADERVAWVGRAADAPAADERTDVGGQAVVPGFVDSHTHPVFAGDRSAEFAARMAGERYDGGGIAATVTATRRAPDDELRRGLVGRLAELRAQGTTTVEVKSGYGLTVADEERVLRLAAGVVEEVTFLGAHVVPPGTQRDEYVRTVSGPMLAACAPHARWIDVFCEPASPHAFDADEARTVLGAGAAAGLGLRVHGNQLAAGPGVALAVDLGAASVDHCTYLTDADVDALAGSETVATLLPGVEFSTRSPYPDARRLLAAGVTVGLATDCNPGTSYTSSMPFAIALAVREMAMTPAEALWAATAGAARSLRREDVGRVVVGGRADLALLAAPTYLHLAYRPGVPLARALDVAPRS, from the coding sequence ATGGCCACGCTGATCACCGGCATCGGGGAGCTCGTCACCAACGACCCGGTGCACGACGGCACACCGCTCGGCGTGCTGCACGACGCCGCGCTGGTCGTCGCCGACGAGCGGGTCGCCTGGGTCGGTCGCGCCGCCGACGCGCCGGCGGCCGACGAGCGGACGGACGTGGGCGGGCAGGCCGTCGTCCCCGGCTTCGTCGACTCGCACACACACCCGGTCTTCGCCGGCGACCGGTCGGCCGAGTTCGCGGCGCGGATGGCGGGGGAGCGCTACGACGGCGGCGGCATCGCCGCCACGGTGACGGCCACGCGTCGTGCCCCGGACGACGAGCTGCGCCGCGGGCTCGTCGGCCGGCTCGCCGAGCTGCGCGCGCAGGGCACGACCACGGTGGAGGTCAAGAGCGGGTACGGCCTCACCGTCGCCGACGAGGAGCGCGTGCTCCGGCTCGCGGCCGGCGTCGTCGAGGAGGTCACCTTCCTCGGCGCGCACGTCGTCCCGCCGGGCACGCAGCGTGACGAGTACGTACGGACGGTGAGCGGGCCGATGCTGGCGGCCTGTGCTCCGCACGCCCGGTGGATCGACGTCTTCTGCGAACCGGCGAGCCCGCACGCGTTCGACGCCGACGAGGCGCGCACCGTCCTCGGCGCGGGCGCGGCGGCCGGCCTCGGCCTGCGGGTGCACGGCAACCAGCTCGCCGCCGGTCCCGGGGTGGCGCTGGCCGTCGACCTCGGGGCCGCGAGCGTCGACCACTGCACGTACCTGACCGATGCCGACGTCGACGCCCTCGCCGGGAGCGAGACCGTGGCGACGCTGCTGCCCGGCGTCGAGTTCTCGACCCGCTCGCCCTACCCGGACGCGCGGCGGTTGCTGGCCGCGGGTGTCACTGTCGGGTTGGCCACCGACTGCAACCCGGGGACGAGCTACACCTCGTCGATGCCGTTCGCGATCGCCCTCGCGGTGCGCGAGATGGCCATGACGCCGGCCGAGGCGCTGTGGGCGGCGACGGCGGGCGCGGCGCGGTCGCTGCGTCGCGAGGACGTCGGTCGCGTCGTCGTCGGTGGCCGGGCCGACCTCGCGCTGCTGGCGGCCCCCACCTACCTGCACCTGGCCTACCGGCCGGGCGTCCCGCTCGCCCGCGCGCTGGACGTCGCCCCGCGGTCCTGA
- a CDS encoding LmeA family phospholipid-binding protein, translating to MSYGDPAAQQWGRPPPRRSGGRSLRRVLIAVLVLVVLLIAADRVGDVVAQKVAATALRQSQHLGSEPDVDIGGFPFLTQFARGRYDHITVTAADVPVGDDDVRLTLSRLRVVLDDLTVSRDFADYHAEHATAVGTIGYAQLSDALRVDVSYAGHGRIRARKQITVFGQTFTPTITAAPVLTNGALSFAKAQVNGLGDLAAPVSQVLSQVFDVAVPLRNIPFDVDVQRLSMAPDGLRIDLVGSDVTYHRENG from the coding sequence ATGTCCTACGGCGACCCGGCAGCCCAGCAGTGGGGTCGCCCGCCGCCGCGCCGCTCGGGCGGGCGTTCCCTGCGCCGGGTGCTGATCGCCGTCCTCGTGCTGGTCGTGCTGCTGATCGCGGCCGACCGCGTCGGCGACGTCGTCGCGCAGAAGGTCGCCGCCACCGCGTTGCGGCAGTCGCAGCATCTCGGGTCCGAGCCCGACGTCGACATCGGCGGGTTCCCCTTCCTCACCCAGTTCGCGCGCGGTCGCTACGACCACATCACCGTGACCGCCGCCGACGTCCCCGTGGGCGACGACGACGTCCGGCTGACCCTCTCGCGGCTGCGGGTGGTGCTCGACGACCTCACCGTCTCCCGGGACTTCGCCGACTACCACGCCGAGCACGCCACCGCGGTCGGCACGATCGGCTACGCCCAGCTCAGCGACGCGCTCCGGGTCGACGTCAGCTACGCCGGCCACGGGCGGATCCGCGCCCGCAAGCAGATCACGGTGTTCGGCCAGACCTTCACGCCGACCATCACCGCGGCCCCGGTGCTCACCAACGGCGCGCTGTCGTTCGCCAAGGCGCAGGTCAACGGGCTGGGTGACCTCGCCGCGCCGGTGTCGCAGGTGCTGTCCCAGGTGTTCGACGTCGCGGTGCCGTTGCGCAACATCCCCTTCGACGTCGACGTGCAGCGCCTGTCGATGGCGCCGGACGGCCTGCGCATCGACCTCGTCGGCAGCGACGTGACCTACCACCGCGAGAACGGCTGA
- a CDS encoding formimidoylglutamate deiminase yields MTSAYFAAHALLPDGPARDVRLDVRDGRFTAVTPGAAADGATRLPGVALPGFANNHSHAFHRALRGRTHDGGGTFWTWRERMYAVAAGLDPDRYLALARATYAEMALAGITTVGEFHYLHHVPGGRPYAEPNAMAEALRQAARDAGIRLTLLDACYLAGGLTGAGYQPLDEVQRRFADADADAWAERVAAVREDDGLRVGAAIHSVRAVPADALRTVGRAAGARPLHVHVSEQPAENEACLAVHGRTPTALLADAGVLGPTATAVHATHLTAADIATIAHSGTTACFCPTTERDLADGIGPARALADAEPAVLSLGTDQHAVIDMFEEARALELDERLRSGRRGAFRPAELLAAATRHDALGWPDAGALAPGARADLVAVRLDSARTAGAAPEQLLFAATAADVDTVLVDGRVVVRDGVHVLGDVGRLLGDAIGAVWPR; encoded by the coding sequence ATGACGAGCGCGTACTTCGCGGCACACGCGCTGCTGCCCGACGGCCCGGCCCGCGACGTCCGCCTCGACGTCCGCGACGGCCGTTTCACCGCCGTGACGCCAGGCGCCGCCGCGGACGGTGCGACCCGGCTACCCGGGGTCGCGCTGCCCGGCTTCGCGAACAACCACAGCCACGCCTTCCACCGGGCCCTGCGCGGACGGACGCACGACGGCGGCGGCACGTTCTGGACCTGGCGCGAGCGGATGTACGCCGTCGCCGCCGGGCTCGATCCCGACCGCTACCTCGCGCTCGCCCGGGCGACGTACGCCGAGATGGCGCTGGCCGGCATCACGACGGTGGGGGAGTTCCACTACCTGCACCACGTGCCGGGCGGGCGCCCCTACGCCGAGCCGAACGCGATGGCCGAGGCGCTGCGGCAGGCCGCTCGCGACGCCGGGATCCGCCTCACGCTGCTGGATGCCTGCTACCTGGCCGGCGGGCTGACCGGCGCCGGGTACCAGCCGCTCGACGAGGTCCAGCGCCGCTTCGCCGACGCCGACGCCGACGCGTGGGCCGAGCGCGTCGCGGCGGTGCGTGAGGACGACGGGCTGCGCGTCGGCGCCGCGATCCACTCGGTGCGCGCCGTCCCCGCCGACGCGCTGCGCACCGTCGGCCGCGCCGCCGGTGCCCGCCCGCTGCACGTCCACGTCTCCGAACAGCCGGCCGAGAACGAGGCATGCCTGGCCGTCCACGGTCGCACGCCGACGGCCCTGCTGGCCGACGCGGGCGTGCTCGGCCCGACCGCCACGGCCGTCCACGCCACCCACCTCACCGCCGCCGACATCGCGACCATCGCGCACTCGGGCACGACCGCCTGCTTCTGCCCCACGACCGAGCGCGACCTCGCCGACGGGATCGGCCCGGCGCGCGCGCTCGCCGACGCCGAGCCGGCCGTGCTCTCGCTCGGCACCGACCAGCACGCGGTCATCGACATGTTCGAGGAGGCGCGCGCGCTGGAGCTCGACGAGCGGTTGCGCAGCGGGCGCCGGGGTGCGTTCCGCCCGGCCGAGCTGCTCGCCGCGGCCACGCGACACGACGCGCTCGGCTGGCCCGACGCGGGCGCGCTCGCACCCGGCGCGCGCGCCGACCTGGTGGCCGTCCGGCTCGACAGTGCGCGCACCGCGGGCGCGGCGCCGGAACAGCTGCTCTTCGCAGCGACCGCGGCCGACGTCGACACCGTGCTGGTGGACGGCCGGGTCGTGGTGCGCGACGGTGTCCACGTGCTCGGGGACGTGGGACGACTGCTCGGCGACGCGATCGGAGCGGTATGGCCACGCTGA
- a CDS encoding serine/threonine-protein kinase: MARPTDDVLSARPRRATRLRHPAAPGPSLRTMPGTADRKDDTAVAEDFGPYRLEEVIGRGGMGIVYRAFDTRRDRIVALKRLPRELAVDEHFQARFRRESRLAARLNEPHIIPIHDFGEIDGQLFLDMRLVEGRDLGRLIADEGGTLRPELAVDVIVQVAAALSAAHEAGLMHRDIKPSNVLVTGITERDRTSPFAYLVDFGIARKIGTEGTALTTTTDWFGTVAYMAPERISGSSGDTRSDIYSLACLLYQCLVGQAPFTGEALQVLFAHVNNPPPSTSERRPGVPAALDAAIRRGMAKRPDDRFQTVAEFATAIRAAGTGTGAPVSLPAPPQPAGRHAGAARQPAPAHAGAVPRSGPLDSRPPQSGPLDSYPPRSGPPQSFPPRSGPPRSGPPNSVPPHAGPANSFPPRAGSPHSVPPRGPDARGHQDRALAVMVAVAVVVVIAAVVAVIVAVAG, translated from the coding sequence GTGGCACGCCCCACCGACGACGTCCTGTCGGCTCGCCCCCGCCGCGCCACCCGGCTGCGCCACCCGGCCGCGCCCGGGCCGTCGTTGCGTACGATGCCCGGGACCGCCGATCGGAAGGACGACACCGCCGTGGCCGAGGACTTCGGCCCGTACCGCCTCGAGGAGGTGATCGGGCGTGGGGGCATGGGGATCGTCTACCGGGCGTTCGATACCCGTCGCGACCGCATCGTCGCGCTCAAGCGGCTGCCGCGCGAACTCGCGGTCGACGAGCACTTCCAGGCCCGGTTCCGTCGCGAGTCCCGGCTGGCCGCCCGGCTGAACGAGCCGCACATCATCCCGATCCACGACTTCGGCGAGATCGACGGCCAGCTGTTCCTCGACATGCGACTGGTCGAGGGCCGCGACCTCGGCCGCCTCATCGCCGACGAGGGCGGGACGCTGCGGCCCGAGCTCGCCGTCGACGTCATCGTCCAGGTCGCCGCCGCGCTCTCGGCGGCGCACGAGGCCGGGCTGATGCACCGCGACATCAAGCCGTCGAACGTCCTCGTCACCGGCATCACCGAGCGCGACCGCACCAGCCCGTTCGCGTACCTCGTCGACTTCGGCATCGCCCGCAAGATCGGCACCGAGGGCACCGCGTTGACCACCACCACCGACTGGTTCGGCACCGTCGCCTACATGGCTCCCGAGCGCATCAGCGGCTCCTCGGGCGACACCCGGTCCGACATCTACTCGCTGGCCTGTCTGCTCTACCAGTGCCTCGTCGGGCAGGCGCCGTTCACGGGCGAGGCCCTACAGGTGCTGTTCGCGCACGTGAACAACCCGCCGCCGTCGACGTCCGAGCGCCGCCCGGGCGTCCCGGCCGCCCTCGACGCGGCCATCCGCCGCGGCATGGCCAAGCGACCGGACGACCGCTTCCAGACCGTCGCGGAGTTCGCGACGGCGATCCGCGCCGCCGGCACGGGCACGGGCGCACCGGTCAGCCTGCCTGCGCCCCCGCAGCCCGCCGGCCGGCACGCCGGCGCGGCCCGCCAGCCGGCACCTGCCCACGCCGGCGCCGTCCCCCGCTCGGGGCCGCTCGACTCCCGACCGCCGCAGTCGGGGCCGCTCGACTCCTACCCGCCGCGGTCGGGACCGCCGCAGTCGTTCCCGCCGCGGTCGGGACCGCCCCGCTCCGGACCGCCGAACTCGGTCCCGCCACACGCCGGCCCCGCGAACTCCTTCCCGCCGCGGGCCGGTTCGCCCCACTCGGTCCCCCCACGGGGTCCGGACGCACGCGGACACCAGGACCGCGCCCTCGCCGTGATGGTCGCGGTCGCGGTCGTCGTGGTCATCGCGGCCGTCGTCGCCGTGATCGTCGCCGTCGCCGGCTGA